One Archocentrus centrarchus isolate MPI-CPG fArcCen1 chromosome 14, fArcCen1, whole genome shotgun sequence DNA window includes the following coding sequences:
- the LOC115791903 gene encoding odorant receptor 131-2-like: MSSISPSLTNITVQYLGFPDRVMISVLTTLPSCVFLVINGIMLFTLRSKPVFRETCRYVLLYNLLFADTVQLGQSQVHLLLLVLQIRVSYPLCAFIIIFTNLTTVVSPLTLVVMPLERYVAVCYPLRHAAIITIRNTGAAVTVIWTISFLNIIIRTLLFLELFEKLDSLKVKGLCSDIAILLTSKSDHFDKAFTSFVFVSAGVAVMFSYIGVILAARSASTDKALAHKARNTLVLNLIQLCLSLSSTIYYPLLISLSMIVPRIVLVRIQNVFYVIFIILPRCLTSLIYGLRDQTIRPVLTNHLCCRLKLSGKRQRITC, from the coding sequence ATGTCAAGTATATCTCCGTCTCTCACTAACATCACTGTCCAATATCTGGGGTTTCCAGACCGAGTGATGATTTCAGTTCTAACTACACTTCCATCCTGTGTGTTTCTCGTCATTAATGGGATCATGTTGTTCACTCTGAGGAGTAAACCGGTGTTTCGTGAGACCTGCCGTTATGTTCTTCTTTATAACCTCCTTTTTGCAGACACTGTACAGCTGGGACAGAGTCAGGTTCATTTACTTCTTTTAGTTCTTCAAATAAGAGTGTCATATCCGTTATGTGCTTTTATCATCATCTTCACTAATCTCACAACTGTGGTTTCTCCTCTCACACTGGTGGTGATGCCTCTGGAGAGATATGTTGCTGTGTGTTACCCACTGAGGCATGctgccatcatcaccatcagaaACACAGGGGCAGCTGTCACTGTGATTTGGACAATCAGTTTTCTAAACATTATTATTCGAACTCTGTTGTTTTTAGAACTATTTGAAAAGTTGGATAGTTTAAAGGTGAAAGGCCTTTGTTCTGATATAGCTATACTGCTTACGTCAAAGTCTGATCATTTTGACAAAGCTTTCactagttttgtgtttgtgtctgctggAGTGGCAGTCATGTTCTCTTATATTGGTGTGATATTAGCAGCCAGGTCGGCCTCCACTGACAAAGCTTTAGCCCATAAAGCTCGTAACACACTGGTGCTGAATCTGATACAGCTGTGCCTCAGCCTCTCCTCAACTATTTACTACCCACTGTTGATATCTCTTTCAATGATTGTTCCAAGGATAGTACTTGTTCGCATTCAGaatgttttttatgtgatttttattaTCTTACCCAGATGTCTGACTTCTCTCATCTATGGACTAAGAGATCAGACTATCAGACCTGTCCTCACAAATCATCTATGCTGTCGATTAAAACTCAGTGGCAAAAGACAACGTATAACATGTTGA